The Cydia pomonella isolate Wapato2018A chromosome 23, ilCydPomo1, whole genome shotgun sequence region GACCGTCCTGCCGGAACGAGTAATATAAAGATTATTGTTTGCATTATTATCATTAGACACTGGGACCGGCCGAGAATCGATTGCAGTGCAGTCGTCCGACCGCTGCATAAGTGATGCATTCGAGAGTGACGTCATTGCGGCGTTATCAGTTGGAATGTCGTCATAAGGCAGGTGGCACACAGGGCTTTCAGATTCAGAATCCGAACGATTATCGGAATCACATATTAAGTGACGCCGGTTTCTTATTAAAATCCCTCCTCCTATTATTTGTACTGCATATGATCGTATTCCACGAATCGATTGCACAGTACCGTTGACCCATCTTTTATTTACCCTAACTTTTACCTTCTGACCTGGTACAAGAGGAGTTAAATCGCGAGCACCTTTATCATAATAGTCCTTTTGTTTACTCTGGCGTAGTTGAAGCTCGGATCTAACATGCTTTGGAACTTTAGGTCTAAGAAGTTTCGGTGGGCAAGGAACTATACTTCGCATTTTGCGGCTGTTAAGTAATTCGGAAGGAGAAGCGAGTGAACTACTTATAGGGGTATTCAAGTATTCCAGCAAAGCTAACCTAAACTCTGTACCCTCGACCTGCGTTTTCTTGAAAATCTTCTTAACCGTTTGAATAGTTCGCTCCACTTGCCCATTTGACTGGGCGTAATGGGGCGAAGAAGTGACATGCTGAAATTTCCATGATTGAGCAAATAACTTAAAGTTTTGGGAACTGAATTCAGGGCCATTATCAGACATAACTATATCTGGAATCCCTTGGCGACTGAAAATCATCTTCATATGTTGAATTACGTTATCAGATGTCAAAGACTTTAATTCTACAACTTCTACATATTTGCTGTAGTAGTCAAccactattaaatattttttatcattccAGTGAAAAAGGTCGGTACCGATTTTTGACCATGCTCTGCTAGGAACCTCATGCGAAATGAGTGTTTCCtttctattttcatttttaaataataaacaggGTTGACAATTGTTGATTAAGTCTTCTAACTGTGAATTTATATTTGGCCAAAACATTATTTCACGAATTCTCAATTTACATTTTTCAAGACCAAGGTGACCAATGTGCACCCGCCTTAACATTTCACTACGCATAGCGGAGGGAATAATTATTCTATCACCCTTCCATAGCATACCGTAAGCCTCAGTTAATTCATCCCGGTATCCCCAGTAGGCCCTAACCTCATCACATACCTCTTGTTTGTTATTCGGCCACccattttttatatactttgccAACAATTGTAATTCCGTATCCTCTCGTGTTAACCTCTGAATTTGCAAAAAATGTGTGTCTACAAGCGGGTTACTAACTGCCACAGCACAAACTTGCGCTCGGGCATCTAGGTGATCACGCGGTTCTGTTATCGGCGCACTGGCCGGTTCTACAGCGCGCGACAGCGTATCGGCTATGAACAAATATTTACCGGGcttgtaaattaatttaaagttgTACGGTTGTAGACGCAAAAGCATTCTCTGTAGACGTGCCGGAGCCGATGCGATTGGTTTGCTAATAATACTGACAAGTGGTTTGTGGTCAGTTTCTATAGTAATATCGCTTCGACCGTATATGTACGTATAAAATTTTTCGCATGCGTACACGCAAGCCAAGAGCTCTTTTTCAATTTGAGCATATGATTGCTCAGCTTTAGTCATAGCACGTGACGCGTAACAAACAGGCAAATTATTTTGCATAAGGCAACATCCTAGACCGTTTTTACAGGCATCTACTGACATCACTACGGGGGTGTCCAAACTGTAATATTGTAAGATAGGAACACTTGTCAAGCATTCTTTAAGACTATTGAATGATTTTTCGTGCTCATCATTCCAGTGCCATTCCACTTCTTTCTTAAGAAGCTGTCTCAAAGCATGATTCCTATCTGATAAATTGGGTATAAAATTACCAACATAATTAACCATACCTAGAAAACGTTCTAAGTCCTTTACGTTTAACGGACGGGGCATATTTCTTATCGCAGACGTGTGCGCATCGTCAGGGTAAATGCCGTGAGGGGTGATCTtatgacctaaatatttaatttccgaTAATccaattttacatttatttaaattcagttttaaatttatttctctGCATCTGTCCAATACCATTTTCAACCTACGGTCATGTTCCTCCTTAGTGCTCCCGTAAATTAGTAAATCGTcgacaaataaacatacacctGGAATATCATCGAAGTgctcatacatttttttatgaaacactTCCGATGCAGATGAAATTCCGAAAGGAAGACGCAAGAATTTATATCTACCGAAACTGGTATTAAATGTACAAAGATCTGTACTATCAGCATGTAATTTTAGTTGCCAGAAACCCTGTTTGGCATCTAAAGTACTGAAATACTTGGATCCACCTAGGTTAGCTGTAATTTCGTCCAAAGTAGGCAGTTTAAAATGCTCGCGCTTGATTGCTAGATTTAAATCACGTGGATCCAAACAAATCCTAATGTCCCCGTTGGCCTTTCTAGCGACTGTCATGCTGCTGACCCAATCTGTTGGGCCCTCAACCTTTGCAATAATTCCGTCTTTAACCATTTCGTCCAATTTACACTTTACTGAATCTTTCAAGGCCACCGGAAGCTTCCTAGGTGCATGCACCACTGGTCTAGCGCTTTCGTTAAGCTCAATTTTATAATGCCCTGGCATACAACCTACCCCTTCAAAAACGTCACTGTACTCTGTAAAAATActatgtttaaaattactttCCACATCACTTTTTACCTCCAATACTAACTTTACTAAATTTAATTCGCGACATGAATCACGACCTAAAACAGGTGGCGAATCTACATCGGCTATTATAAAATCTACAATATAGCCACGATTTCTGTGCTGCACCTTTAAATTACACTGGCCTACAACTTTAATGCCCGTACCAGAATAACCCGTTAATCTGACTAAAGAAATGGCTAACTCTCGCTCATGTAAGCCTAAATCTCGCAAACAGGAACGCGGGATGATGTTAACGTCGGCCCCAGTGTCCAGTTTAAACTTAAACTTACGATCATTAATCGTCAAATCGACAGACCAATCATTTTGAGAATCAGAAAGATAATATACTACTCGTACCTGATCGGTTGAGTCATCCGCTCGAATCTCGTAAATTGTGCACATCCGGGAAAAGTGATCAAATCGGTTGCAGTTCAAACACCTCTTTCCTGCAGCAGGACATCTAGAGCTCCCATGTTCATAACCACACATTGAACACCATGCACTACGCTCACTACCACGACCGTGTTTATGCGTCAGCTGATTTCGTTGCATGGGTGGATCCCAGCGCTGCTCTGGCGCAGGCACGGCTGGCTGGTGAGCGGGCGGCGCACGAGGACGGGATAGCTGCTGCCTACGACCGCGGGGCCACCCGCGCGTTGCACCTCGATGCGCAGGCGCTCCTCGCCGAGATACCCACATTACCCGATTTACATCACTAATATCACTATTCTCTTCACAAGCCGTTTCCCGCACTACTCCTTGATGCCCAAAATAATCTCGTTGTACCGCATAGGCATGATGCTCCACAGATTCTTTTTTTATGGCTCCGGCCTGTACCTTCGAAATTTGCGCAACATTACAAATATCTAATAATTTCTTCAGAGTTAAATCTGGTTCCCGTAGTAGTCTTTCCCGAATCGCGTGGTCCTTTATTCCACAAATAAGTCTGTCCCGAATTAAAGTCTCCATTAGGTCTTTAAATTCACACGAACTCGCCAGTTTTTTTAACTCGAACGAATATTGTTCGATAGACTCGCCTTCCTTTTGATCGCGAGTAAAAAATCTGTGCCGCTCAATAGTTAGATTCTTTTGAGGTAGGAAAAATGAGTCAAACTTATCCAATAACTCCGAGTATGTCGTTATCGATGCTTTATCAAATTGCTCATGCACTTCCCGGCACTGCTCGCCGATGATATGTAAAAGGATGCTTAATTGCACTTTCTTGTCTTTCTTCGACAGCTCACATGCTTCATAATAAATGAGAAATGAGTTCTTCCATTTTTCCCACTCTTTTGATAAATTTCCCGTCGTAACATTTTCTAAACTATTAACGAACAAAAATGGCGGCGGCGGTGGCAAAATCGAGTCCATGATTATAGTTAACACAATTACTTTCACAAATTGTCACCAAATCGTATCTCCTACAGCACGTATACAGACAGTTAACTACGTGAACCGTAAAACACAATTACTTTAAACAATTTTCAATGTAGATTCTTTTATTTCGGCTGCGCCATGTTAAGGATATTAATCAAACACCAAGTTCGGGCTGAGACTGACTCGTACTTTATTTTCTTACCCACATGCATGATATCACAAATATCAGATCTACCCACAAGATTGATAACTGATATGCCGAATCCTTAACCTTTGTTGAAAGCGCTTGAGGGAAttctttttatttgtaatattgtgTAGGTTTACTTAATAGTTGTGCTGCCATCGATATTATATTAGATACCTAATGTATGAACTACGTGATGGATCAGAGTCCTAAAAAGTAACCTATCATAAGTATTTTTGATAGTGCAATGAACGACGTATGAAATGAGACAAGACAACACGGTTTGTAAGCGAAAAATACTATGATATCACTATTGTTTCATTTTACTTGTATTTGGCGCAGGTTTACTCATACCACGCCACATAAAGCGACGTCATCCTCTGTCACTGCATGCAGTCAAATAAAACTCCTACAACGTAGGTCTGACGTCGCTTTTGTCTCCATTGTCGTTCGAAATGGGGGAAAAACTGGAGAAATAACTTCAGCAGTGTCTTGTGCCGTTAGTGttgcaataaaatgaaatgtaagACATTGATAAGATGCATTTCCTAAGCATTTCTTATTGTTACGGAAAATCGACATAAGctgaatcagaatcagaacatttatttgcttttacgTATAATACTCAGCGAgtgaataaattctaaaaaccccaaacacaattaggttgcgttgttttatcacagagtttggccataggaactctgtgataaaacctcctgtcttcatcatcagatcagcttgatggtaccataatattgcattgtcacctgacttacatatgcaaattttcagctcaatcggaaactgggaagtgggtcaaatttcacttgcaagatttgacccgtacctCTACAAacagttacattgcaagtttaataaaagtttgtaaaaaaaactataaattctcACTCTTCGACTTACAtcataggtataaaatattacgatgatatacaaaaaataattcgtaAAATAGATCAGTTCTGTGCTTTTTAACTAATGGCTAATATCCTTCTTATTTCGAGGAAAAACCAATATTTACTCAAAGGAAGTTGATAAAACTACGACTAATTATTGCTAGTCATAATACCTGCAAATATAAAGTCAAATGATTAAGCAATTGTCAGTGAAGCAGTACCTATGCGTAGATgggtataccccatttcatttaccatggcgggattccacttgagacggtcattaggcgtatataatacgagtagtgataacaaaagatacccggcaaactttttttttgcggCGGCGTGTACTACGTGTAACTGTCCAGTCTtgatccttttgtgttattatttgaacACACGCTGGCTTTGAGCTCGTAAagcaattgttaaacaatagatcAACATCATGGTTCTCCTTGAgcagtttcaagtggaatcccgccatggtaaataaAATGGGGTATATCACGATCAGTTATTATATTAAGCATCTCgcagcctagcggtaagagcgtgcgacttacaatccggaggtcgtgggttcaaacctcggctcgtattGCCTAAAGGGGCCGGACGATCGGCCTGTctgttgttcggaactgtcaattttttgttctaactgacaggccgataccgtccggcgaactgttaatcagtgggtccTTTTAGGCGTAGGTACGTCTTTTTACCCCGCGCaaataatttcattcattcatcattcatttcattcactTCTTGGTATAATGCATCTCGATCACCTCGATGCACGGGGCATACCCTAGTATAATGGCTTCATTGTTAAACCTTGCCAGAAGTCCTTGTATTACATGTATGTAACTTTACCTGCTGTTTATGACGTCTCTATTTCGGGGATTTTTATACAAGCCTCTTTATATTCTGTTCATATGTTGTCTGAAACTTACGGAAGCAATTTATGGTGTTCGGGGTGTC contains the following coding sequences:
- the LOC133530799 gene encoding uncharacterized protein LOC133530799 translates to MDSILPPPPPFLFVNSLENVTTGNLSKEWEKWKNSFLIYYEACELSKKDKKVQLSILLHIIGEQCREVHEQFDKASITTYSELLDKFDSFFLPQKNLTIERHRFFTRDQKEGESIEQYSFELKKLASSCEFKDLMETLIRDRLICGIKDHAIRERLLREPDLTLKKLLDICNVAQISKVQAGAIKKESVEHHAYAVQRDYFGHQGVVRETACEENSDISDVNRVMWVSRRGAPAHRGATRGWPRGRRQQLSRPRAPPAHQPAVPAPEQRWDPPMQRNQLTHKHGRGSERSAWCSMCGYEHGSSRCPAAGKRCLNCNRFDHFSRMCTIYEIRADDSTDQSTVTFLKG